A single genomic interval of Pyrus communis chromosome 5, drPyrComm1.1, whole genome shotgun sequence harbors:
- the LOC137733565 gene encoding protein CDI-like, whose protein sequence is MSLNDKKVHPVSCNGDMKKDNPFKIFVGYDSREDIAYEVCRHSILQRSSIHVEIIPIKQSDLRKNGLYWREREQLESTEFSFTRFLTPHLANYEGWAVFVDCDFLYLADIKELRDLTDDKYAIMCVQHDYTPKETTKMDGAVQTVYPRKNWSSMVLYNCGHPKNKVLTPEVVNTQTGAFLHRFQWLEDEEIGSIPFTWNFLEGHNQVVENDPETFPKAIHYTRGGPWFEAWKGCEFADLWLNEMEKYVQETKK, encoded by the coding sequence ATGAGTTTGAATGATAAGAAGGTTCATCCAGTGAGTTGTAATGGAGACATGAAGAAGGACAACCCCTTCAAGATATTTGTGGGTTACGATTCACGCGAAGACATTGCGTACGAGGTTTGTAGACACTCAATACTACAGCGATCTTCGATCCACGTTGAGATCATACCAATCAAACAATCGGACCTCAGAAAGAATGGCCTTTACTGGCGCGAAAGGGAACAGCTAGAGAGCACCGAGTTTTCTTTTACCCGGTTTTTGACTCCACATTTGGCGAACTACGAAGGTTGGGCAGTGTTTGTGGATTGTGATTTTCTTTACCTTGCTGACATTAAGGAACTGAGAGACTTGACTGATGACAAATATGCCATAATGTGTGTTCAACATGACTACACACCAAAGGAGACGACAAAAATGGATGGAGCAGTGCAGACTGTGTATCCAAGGAAGAATTGGTCTTCCATGGTGTTGTATAACTGCGGACATCCCAAAAACAAAGTGTTGACACCCGAGGTTGTGAATACGCAAACAGGCGCTTTTCTTCATAGGTTTCAGTGGCTTGAGGATGAAGAAATCGGGTCCATCCCATTTACTTGGAACTTTCTTGAGGGGCACAACCAGGTTGTTGAGAATGATCCGGAAACTTTCCCAAAGGCGATACACTATACTCGCGGAGGGCCGTGGTTTGAGGCTTGGAAGGGTTGTGAGTTTGCAGACCTGTGGTTGAACGAAATGGAGAAGTACGTGCAGGAAACGAAGAAGTAG
- the LOC137733228 gene encoding CO(2)-response secreted protease-like, translating to MANALILLLPFLSLPCFLLSLCGATTTTTTSTQIPKHHVVYMGSSFSNGNGRDNGADESAYLQMLSSIIPSHEIDRISVIHKYNHAFRGFSAMLTETEASTLSGNDDIVSIFPDSILQLHTTRSWDFLEAESVRASKNKYLQPSSDVIIGMIDTGIWPESPSFSDEGIGAVPSRWKGVCMEGSDFKKSNCNRKLIGARYYNVSLTTNDNQSHLATTNGSPRDSVGHGTHTTSIAAGVQVPNASYYGLAQGIARGGSPSARIACYKACSDVGCSGATILKAIDDAVRDGVDVISISIGMSSLFQPDYLNDPIAIGAFHAEQMGVMVICSAGNDGPDPYTIVNTAPWIFTIAASNIDRDFQSNIVLGNGRTFTGSAINFSNLTHAKTYPLVFGKDAAGIYTPVSEARNCYPGSLDQKKVVGKIVVCVDDDPAVSRRIKKLVVADTKAKGLILIDEAEKGVPFDSGIFPFTEVGNTAGFQILEYINSTKNPTARILPTVVVPRYRPAPAVAFFSSRGPAELTENILKPDIMAPGVAILAAIAPKNEKGAVPNGKKPSKFSIKSGTSMACPHVTGAAAFIKSVHRRWTTSMIKSALMTTATIYNNMKKPLTNSSNHFANPHEVGVGEVNPLKALNPGLVFETTTENYLEFLCYYGYPEKNIRFMSNTKFNCPKISTEELISNINYPSISISKLSRRQPAKAIERTVTNVGARNSTYIAKVQAPVGLTVKVLPEKLVFSEGVRTVSFQVSFYGKKATSGYNFGSIIWFNGQHSVRTVFSVNVE from the exons ATGGCTAATGCCTTAATTCTACTCCTaccttttctctctctaccttgcttcctcctctctctctgtggcgccactactactactactacttcAACTCAGATTCCCAAG CATCATGTGGTCTATATGGGAAGTTCATTCTcaaatggaaatggaagagatAATGGAGCTGATGAATCAGCATACTTGCAAATGTTGTCATCCATTATTCCAAG CCATGAGATTGACAGAATTTCTGTAATACACAAGTATAATCATGCTTTTAGAGGATTCTCTGCCATGCTTACAGAAACTGAAGCTTCCACTTTATCAG GCAATGATGATATTGTTTCCATCTTCCCCGACTCAATACTCCAACTACATACAACACGTTCTTGGGATTTCTTGGAGGCGGAATCTGTCAGGGCATCGAAGAATAAGTATTTGCAACCATCAAGTGATGTTATAATTGGGATGATAGACACAG GTATTTGGCCTGAGTCTCCGAGTTTCAGTGATGAGGGAATCGGTGCAGTCCCTTCAAGATGGAAAGGAGTCTGTATGGAAGGCTCTGACTTCAAGAAATCTAATTGTAATAG AAAGTTGATAGGTGCAAGATACTATAATGTTTCGCTGACAACAAACGATAACCAGAGCCATTTAGCCACTACAAATGGCTCACCAAGAGATTCTGTTGGCCATGGAACTCACACTACATCCATAGCAGCCGGTGTGCAAGTTCCCAATGCTAGTTATTATGGCTTAGCACAAGGTATAGCAAGGGGAGGCTCACCGTCAGCTAGAATTGCGTGTTACAAGGCATGCTCTGATGTTGGTTGCTCTGGTGCCACCATATTGAAGGCTATTGATGATGCAGTTAGAGATGGAGTAGACGTAATATCTATTTCCATTGGGATGAGCTCACTGTTTCAGCCTGACTACTTAAATGACCCCATAGCCATCGGAGCATTTCATGCTGAGCAAATGGGAGTGATGGTAATTTGCTCTGCAGGAAATGATGGTCCCGATCCTTACACTATTGTAAACACAGCACCGTGGATCTTCACCATTGCAGCTTCTAACATTGATAGGGATTTCCAATCTAATATCGTTCTTGGAAATGGGAGAACATTCACA GGTTCAGCCATCAATTTCTCCAATCTCACTCATGCGAAGACATATCCTCTTGTATTTGGAAAAGATGCCGCTGGCATTTACACGCCTGTATCTGAAGCAAG AAATTGCTATCCAGGATCATTGGATCAAAAGAAAGTGGTTGGCAAAATAGTTGTTTGTGTTGATGATGACCCGGCTGTTTCACGGAGAATCAAGAAATTAGTTGTTGCTGATACTAAAGCCAAAGGGTTGATTTTGATTGATGAAGCTGAGAAAGGTGTACCCTTCGATTCTGGCATTTTCCCATTTACAGAAGTTGGCAATACTGCAGGGTTTCAGATTCTCGAGTACATAAATTCTACCAA AAACCCAACAGCAAGGATTCTTCCAACAGTTGTAGTTCCACGGTATAGACCTGCACCGGCTGTTGCATTTTTTTCATCAAGGGGTCCTGCAGAGCTTACAGAAAACATTCTGAAG CCTGATATAATGGCTCCAGGAGTGGCCATTTTAGCTGCCATAGCTCCCAAGAATGAAAAAGGGGCAGTCCCAAATGGGAAGAAGCCATCAAAATTTTCCATAAAATCCGGGACATCAATGGCTTGTCCACACGTAACGGGGGCTGCTGCATTCATCAAGTCAGTGCATCGTCGATGGACTACTTCCATGATCAAATCAGCCCTTATGACCACAG CAACCATTTACAACAACATGAAAAAGCCTTTGACAAACAGCTCTAACCACTTTGCAAATCCACACGAGGTGGGGGTCGGAGAAGTAAACCCACTTAAAGCTCTTAACCCGGGACTAGTCTTCGAAACCACAACAGAAAACTATCTCGAATTCCTTTGCTATTACGGCTACCCAGAGAAGAACATAAGATTTATGTCAAACACAAAGTTCAACTGCCCTAAAATCTCCACTGAAGAACTCATCTCTAACATCAACTACCCCTCCATCTCCATTAGTAAGCTCAGCCGGCGCCAACCTGCAAAGGCTATTGAAAGAACCGTGACCAACGTTGGAGCCCGGAATTCTACGTACATTGCAAAGGTGCAGGCTCCGGTAGGATTAACAGTCAAGGTACTTCCGGAGAAGTTGGTTTTTTCTGAGGGTGTGAGGACAGTGTCTTTCCAAGTGTCATTTTACGGCAAGAAGGCTACTAGCGGCTACAATTTTGGGTCCATTATATGGTTTAATGGTCAACATTCAGTTCGTACTGTGTTTAGTGTGAATGTTGAGTAA
- the LOC137735650 gene encoding uncharacterized protein: MEKKQVGELVSVTFTWRIEKFSRLRPQKHYSEGFAVGDFKWQIVVYPKGSSGNPGKNDLSIYLNVADAATLSSGWSRYAQFTLTVVNQLDSDKSITFETKHVFSASKSDWGFTSFMPLSELFDCTEGFLVNDACVLEAEVAISQVDYTSASEVHETWFFTPIKPSENENERQGHSNVDAAQFPQVLAFLDSPSSEQKQTNADSLQAPISSKALTTSSSYQMLAFQEEPSSEQYCPEPNDSPVESPIVKEHKIAGSTPLGELMDFRGLGKINKDYVPFLEEVCLLHPSLIECQRKRSRVFTEWAFTALGRLLHFLKTTKGKDMIEDPCAEHLQLLWEELGTFKFDLAWLEPHVQSALGMKKFVERERHVTELRNNVGALDIEIKRLKAWLTVAEVELVVAKTDMGEAEESFVAINRDSELGYGGRH, encoded by the exons atggagAAAAAGCAAGTTGGGGAGCTTGTATCTGTAACCTTCACATGGAGGATTGAAAAATTCTCAAGGTTGAGACCCCAGAAGCATTACTCTGAGGGTTTCGCGGTCGGTGATTTTAAATG GCAGATCGTTGTATATCCAAAGGGAAGCAGTGGAAATCCCGGAAAGAACGACCTGTCGATATATTTGAATGTCGCAGATGCTGCAACATTGTCATCTGGGTGGAGCAGATATGCCCAATTCACCTTGACCGTCGTCAATCAACTTGACAGTGATAAGTCCATAACATTTG AAACTAAACATGTGTTCAGCGCAAGTAAAAGTGACTGGGGCTTCACATCATTCATGCCACTAAGTGAGCTTTTTGATTGCACCGAAGGGTTTCTTGTGAATGATGCATGTGTTCTGGAAGCCGAGGTTGCTATAAGTCAGGTAGACTACACGAGTGCTTCTGAAGTCCATGAAACTTGGTTTTTTACACCTATAAAACCCTCAGAGAACGAAAATGAAAGGCAAGGACATTCAAATGTGGACGCTGCGCAATTTCCACAGGTGCTTGCTTTTCTGGATTCACCAAGTTCTgaacaaaagcaaacaaatgcTGATTCGTTGCAAGCTCCAATCTCTTCAAAAGCACTTACGACATCCAGTTCTTATCAAATGCTTGCTTTCCAGGAAGAACCAAGCTCTGAACAGTATTGCCCTGAGCCTAACGATAGCCCTGTTGAATCTCCCATAGTCAAGGAACATAAGATAGCAGGCTCCACCCCACTTGGTGAGCTCATGGATTTCCGGGGTTTAGGGAAAATAAACAAAGATTATGTTCCATTTCTAGAGGAAGTCTGTTTGTTGCATCCTTCATTGATCGAGTGCCAAAGGAAGAGAAGTCGTGTGTTTACTGAATGGGCATTCACAGCTTTGGGTAGACTCCTGCACTTTTTGAAGACTACAAAGGGTAAGGATATGATCGAGGATCCGTGTGCGGAGCACCTTCAGCTTTTATGGGAGGAGCTCGGAACCTTCAAATTTGACTTGGCTTGGTTGGAGCCTCATGTTCAGTCTGCTTTGGGTATGAAGAAGTTTGTGGAAAGGGAACGACATGTAACGGAGCTGAGAAATAATGTGGGTGCTTTGGATATTGAGATCAAGAGGTTGAAGGCTTGGCTAACTGTTGCGGAGGTAGAACTTGTGGTTGCGAAAACAGACATGGGAGAGGCAGAAGAAAGCTTTGTTGCAATAAATAGGGATAGTGAGCTCGGTTATGGCGGGAGGCATTAG
- the LOC137734680 gene encoding protein NCA1, with translation MMTPVCPFAKAGRPSEPSKKETSADTATIPPKCPLGYDSQTFKLGPLSCMICHALMFDSAKCVPCSHSFCQACISNFKDCPLCGADIEKIEADSNLQGLVDRFIEGHARIKRSHNAEDNQDSTNDSNKNEDKNNKRVIYEDVSLERGAFLVQQAMRAFRAQNIESAKSRLSLCAEDIRGQLETMGNTSELCSQLGAVLGMLGDCCRAAGDAGSAVSYFEESVEFLSKLPRNDWEIMHTLSISLNKIGDLKYYDGDLKSARSYYFQSLNVRRDAVKHDPNVPSQILDLAVSFAKVADVDRNLGDEDVAVDEFEEGIKLLESLTLKSEESALEQRRLSVMEFLKSQVAEKQTSDVSSAPEERTAEI, from the exons atgatgacgCCAGTGTGCCCATTCGCGAAAGCCGGTCGGCCATCAGAGCCAAGCAAGAAAGAGACCTCAGCTGACACCGCTACAATTCCCCCAAAATGCCCCTTGGGTTACGATTCTCAGACCTTCAAGCTTGGCCCTCTCAGCTGTATGATTTGCCACGCTCTTATGTTCGACTCTGCCAAATGCGTCCCTTGTTCTCACTCCTTCTGCCA AGCTTgtatatcaaatttcaaggactgTCCTTTGTGTGGAGCTGACATTGAGAAGATTGAAGCCGACTCGAATCTTCAGGGTTTGGTGGATCGCTTCATTGAAGGCCATGCCAGAATCAAGAGGTCTCATAATGCAGAGGATAATCAGGATTCAACAAATGACAGTAACAAGAATGAGGATAAGAATAACAAGAGAGTTATATACGAAGACGTGTCTTTGGAGAGAGGGGCTTTCTTGGTGCAACAGGCCATGAGG GCATTCCGAGCCCAGAATATAGAAAGTGCCAAATCTAGACTTAGTCTTTGTGCAGAAGACATCAGAGGTCAGTTAGAAACGATGGGTAACACATCAGAGTTGTGTTCTCAGCTTGGAGCGGTTCTTGGGATGCTTGGCGACTGCTG TCGTGCTGCAGGAGACGCTGGTTCTGCAGTCAGTTACTTTGAAGAGAGTGTTGAGTTTCTTTCAAAACTGCCAAGAAATGATTGGGAG atAATGCATACACTCTCTATTTCACTTAATAAAATTGGAGATCTCAAATATTATGACGGAGACCTCAAATCTGCACGATCTTACTACTTCCAGTCGTTGAATGTTCGACGTGATGCTGTCAAGCATGATCCAAATGTTCCATCCCAG ATTCTGGATCTAGCTGTTTCATTTGCAAAAGTTGCAGATGTTGACAGGAATCTAGGGGACGAGGATGTGGCAGTTGATGAATTTGAAGAAGGCATAAAATTGTTGGAATCTTTGACATTAAAATCCGAAGAGAGTGCCCTTGAGCAACGG CGGCTTTCAGTGATGGAGTTCCTTAAAAGTCAAGTTGCGGAGAAGCAAACATCTGACGTCAGTTCTGCCCCTGAAGAAAGAACCGCAGAGATCTAG